A region of Vicia villosa cultivar HV-30 ecotype Madison, WI unplaced genomic scaffold, Vvil1.0 ctg.003466F_1_1, whole genome shotgun sequence DNA encodes the following proteins:
- the LOC131641037 gene encoding uncharacterized protein LOC131641037 isoform X2 gives MKPDPSLDFSLPSVNNNRISSLGFSSISGFSLNRYIIISLSLSFLSFSLSVNKNNNRGTLIFRRPWNKNKSPAFAGFLLSLGFTVSLGEPITTNSDQGPWRSCNSGKLKFTATTILRAREELTYLRRGGVRRILC, from the exons ATGAAACCAGATCCCTCTCTCGATTTCTCTCTTCCTTCAGTGAACAACAACAGGATTTCCTCCCTTGGTTTCTCATCCATCTCGGGGTTCTCTCTCAATCGATATATCATCATCTCTCTCTCGCTGAGTTTTCTCTCGTTTTCACTTTCggtgaacaaaaacaacaaccGCGGCACTTTGATTTTCCGGCGGCCATGGAATAAGAACAAAAGTCCGG CTTTTGCTGGGTTCTTGCTCTCTCTCGGATTCACGGTCTCTCTCGGTGAACCCATAACAACAAATAGTGACCAGGGGCCATGGAGGAGCTGCAACTCAG GAAAGCTAAAGTTCACAGCAACAACAATATTAAGAGCAAGAGAGGAATtaacttacctacggcgaggaggtgTTCGCCGGATTTTGTGTTGA
- the LOC131641037 gene encoding uncharacterized protein LOC131641037 isoform X1, with translation MKPDPSLDFSLPSVNNNRISSLGFSSISGFSLNRYIIISLSLSFLSFSLSVNKNNNRGTLIFRRPWNKNKSPAFAGFLLSLGFTVSLGEPITTNSDQGPWRSCNSDFCVIGKLKFTATTILRAREELTYLRRGGVRRILC, from the exons ATGAAACCAGATCCCTCTCTCGATTTCTCTCTTCCTTCAGTGAACAACAACAGGATTTCCTCCCTTGGTTTCTCATCCATCTCGGGGTTCTCTCTCAATCGATATATCATCATCTCTCTCTCGCTGAGTTTTCTCTCGTTTTCACTTTCggtgaacaaaaacaacaaccGCGGCACTTTGATTTTCCGGCGGCCATGGAATAAGAACAAAAGTCCGG CTTTTGCTGGGTTCTTGCTCTCTCTCGGATTCACGGTCTCTCTCGGTGAACCCATAACAACAAATAGTGACCAGGGGCCATGGAGGAGCTGCAACTCAG ATTTTTGTGTTATAGGAAAGCTAAAGTTCACAGCAACAACAATATTAAGAGCAAGAGAGGAATtaacttacctacggcgaggaggtgTTCGCCGGATTTTGTGTTGA